One genomic segment of Desulforegula conservatrix Mb1Pa includes these proteins:
- a CDS encoding cytochrome c3 family protein: MNLGYKIMVDTSTPSFCASCHEIKPAVSAWRTSTHASNSKGFTARCIDCHLPPPEQTVYFFFSKAKHGIKDFWGHYFGEPYDAAKRREIVYSTMDNSNCLKCHQSLLYMPDKRGAMLAHRDALFGDNGKGKSCFLCHRDLVHKSSSAYHGNN, translated from the coding sequence ATGAATTTGGGGTACAAAATTATGGTTGACACATCGACACCATCTTTCTGTGCGTCCTGCCATGAGATAAAACCGGCTGTCTCAGCCTGGAGAACCTCTACCCATGCCTCCAATTCCAAGGGATTCACAGCTCGCTGCATTGATTGTCATCTACCGCCACCTGAACAGACTGTATACTTTTTTTTCTCCAAAGCTAAACATGGCATAAAGGACTTCTGGGGACACTACTTCGGAGAACCTTATGATGCCGCTAAAAGACGAGAGATAGTTTATTCAACAATGGATAATTCAAACTGTCTGAAATGTCACCAGAGTCTTCTGTACATGCCGGACAAAAGAGGTGCAATGCTTGCGCACCGCGACGCTTTGTTCGGAGATAACGGTAAAGGGAAAAGCTGTTTCCTCTGTCATCGGGATCTCGTTCACAAGTCGAGTTCAGCATATCATGGAAACAATTGA